One Candidatus Woesearchaeota archaeon genomic window carries:
- a CDS encoding DNA-3-methyladenine glycosylase — protein sequence MRSSGVRGQSALFSGSTLAVAKRLLGCVLVHRAKEGVACGRIVETEAYLCDDPACHASRGVTKRNAPMFGPPGTAYVYFTYGMHYCFNVVTNKEGVGEAVLIRALEPLEGVGLMKKRRGVDDVRLLCSGPARLVQALGISLAHNRHDLRKDPLYILPGKKQGSVTVSTRIGIRQGASLPYRFYLEQSPFVSRR from the coding sequence ATGAGGTCGTCTGGGGTGCGGGGGCAGAGCGCGTTGTTTTCTGGGAGCACGCTCGCAGTTGCGAAGCGCTTGCTTGGTTGCGTGTTAGTTCATCGCGCAAAAGAAGGGGTTGCGTGTGGGCGTATTGTTGAAACGGAGGCGTATCTTTGTGATGATCCTGCGTGCCACGCGAGCAGGGGGGTGACGAAGCGTAATGCGCCAATGTTCGGGCCTCCCGGCACGGCGTACGTGTATTTCACGTATGGGATGCATTATTGCTTTAACGTCGTGACGAATAAGGAAGGAGTTGGCGAGGCAGTCTTGATTCGGGCGCTCGAGCCTCTTGAAGGTGTTGGGTTGATGAAGAAGCGCAGGGGTGTTGACGATGTGCGTTTGCTTTGCAGCGGTCCGGCAAGGTTGGTGCAGGCGCTGGGGATTTCTCTAGCGCATAATCGGCACGACTTGAGGAAGGATCCGCTGTACATCCTTCCAGGGAAAAAGCAGGGGAGCGTGACGGTTTCGACGAGAATTGGTATTCGTCAGGGCGCTTCTTTGCCGTACCGGTTTTACCTTGAGCAATCTCCTTTTGTTTCAAGGAGGTAA